Proteins encoded by one window of Actinocorallia herbida:
- a CDS encoding alpha/beta fold hydrolase — MTGREPPAAPGVEHRFVDVGGLRTHVALAGIGDPLVLLHGWPQNWWQWRHLIGPLAEHHRVICPDLRGLGWTDAPRDGYRASVMADDVMGLLDRLGVHRFGLIGHDWGGLAGYLIALRHPDRVTGYLALNTANPFLRPTPRVLLSGARLWHVVANALPWLGPRLAASAIPRWALRHWTYRAAAMTPADREVFLARFREPARVDATVRYYRNLLVREIPLLLAGRYRGSRLTVPTLVLSGDRDPLLPPAMMSGFAGQADDLRVELIEHVGHFPATEAPARVTERALSFFGAAAASGRTGRPGR, encoded by the coding sequence ATGACCGGCCGGGAGCCGCCCGCGGCGCCGGGCGTCGAGCACCGGTTCGTCGACGTCGGTGGCCTGCGGACCCATGTGGCGCTCGCGGGCATCGGCGATCCGCTGGTCCTGCTGCACGGCTGGCCGCAGAACTGGTGGCAGTGGCGGCACCTCATCGGTCCGCTCGCCGAGCACCACCGGGTGATCTGTCCGGATCTGCGCGGTCTGGGGTGGACCGACGCGCCGCGCGACGGCTACCGGGCCTCGGTGATGGCCGACGATGTGATGGGCCTGCTCGATCGTCTCGGCGTGCACCGCTTCGGCCTGATCGGACACGACTGGGGAGGGCTGGCCGGGTACCTGATCGCGCTCCGGCATCCCGACCGCGTCACCGGCTACCTCGCGCTCAACACCGCCAACCCGTTCCTGCGCCCCACGCCGCGCGTGCTCCTGTCCGGCGCCCGGCTCTGGCACGTCGTCGCGAACGCCCTTCCGTGGCTCGGCCCGCGCCTGGCGGCGTCGGCGATCCCGAGGTGGGCGCTGCGGCACTGGACCTACCGCGCCGCCGCCATGACCCCCGCGGACCGCGAGGTCTTCCTCGCCCGGTTCCGGGAACCGGCACGCGTAGACGCCACGGTCCGCTACTACCGGAACCTCCTGGTACGGGAGATCCCCCTGCTCCTGGCAGGCCGGTACCGCGGGTCCCGGCTGACCGTGCCCACCCTCGTCCTGTCCGGCGACCGGGATCCGCTCCTGCCGCCGGCGATGATGTCGGGATTCGCCGGGCAGGCGGACGACCTGCGCGTGGAGCTGATCGAACACGTCGGCCACTTCCCCGCCACCGAGGCCCCCGCCCGCGTCACCGAACGCGCGCTGTCCTTCTTCGGCGCCGCGGCTGCCTCGGGACGGACGGGGCGCCCCGGTCGGTGA